The following coding sequences lie in one Buchnera aphidicola (Macrosiphum euphorbiae) genomic window:
- the fdx gene encoding ISC system 2Fe-2S type ferredoxin gives MPKILFLPHKIILPQGGEFEAKQGETILTVALRNNIKLEHACEQSCACSTCHCIIRKGFCSLSGWSEKEDDVLDKAWGLESESRLSCQAIIGDIDITVEIPLYNVNYTTEC, from the coding sequence ATGCCTAAAATTTTATTTTTACCTCATAAGATTATATTACCACAGGGTGGCGAATTTGAAGCAAAGCAAGGAGAAACAATATTAACTGTTGCATTACGAAATAATATTAAATTAGAACACGCATGTGAACAATCATGTGCTTGTAGTACTTGTCATTGTATTATAAGAAAAGGATTTTGTTCTCTTTCAGGATGGTCTGAAAAAGAAGATGATGTTTTAGATAAAGCTTGGGGTCTCGAATCTGAAAGTCGTTTGAGTTGCCAAGCTATTATTGGGGATATTGATATTACAGTAGAGATTCCTTTATATAATGTAAATTATACTACAGAATGTTAA